Genomic DNA from Oncorhynchus tshawytscha isolate Ot180627B linkage group LG04, Otsh_v2.0, whole genome shotgun sequence:
GTGGACGAGAGAAGCAAGGTCTCTGAAGGATATTTCTGAGGCAGACATTTTTTTCCAGCAAGTCTTTAAACAAGTGCAGTGTCAAAGACAAAAGAGATTGTCTCGACCTTCTTTCACAGTTGAGATGTTATTGTTGATTACTGTAATTCAAGTTTAACTGAAAATTGCAGTGGGAAGGTGGTTACGAGGTTGGCGGTATGGTGATGGTTAGCAATGTTTTCaagacacacacgcaccacacacagcCTTACAATGAAACACAAACAATTCTCAACAAGCAAAATTGCAAGAGTGAAATATTAAGACTAACAGAGAGGTATAGCCAGCCACATCCTGTTAATTTAAGAACACTGACACATTCacgcaacacatacacacacataagcagaaacacactcacacacaaacacacacataaatggcACCTTCCTCCACATTAGCTGCAGACACATTTTCTCACACACCTCAGTTTCTAAATTAGGTGTCCCAAAGCTCCAAATATGAATCATACTCAATGTTATGAAGGATGTTATGATGTTATGAACAACTTGTAGGGCTTTGTGCTGTCACTAATGAAAtacagactacaacaaaacaaaacaaaaacgtttGACATTTTTTACAATTGTACATCTTTAGTGTTTATTTCCCCTTTGACCCTGTTGTTATGGTGGAGGGGTGTATACACAGAGTGGTGTATACACAGAGTGGTGTATACACAGAGCGGTGTATACACAGAGCGGTGTATACACAGAGCGGTGTATACACAGAGCGGTGTATACACAGAGCGGTGTATACACAGAGCGGTGTATACACATAGTGGTGTATACACAGCTTCCTGAGTCTCACAACAGAAAGCCTGTGAACTGTGTCTGAatgagagactgtgagagagacccAGGCTAAGAGGTTGTACCTGTAACAATGTAAGCCCCGCCCGCAcagacaaccccccccccccaaaaaaaagcagGTGGGGGGGCCCTCAAGGTCAACTTTAAGGCCCGTTAGAGCCAGCAGGAGGGAGCTGGCACGATGCCCGCATCCCCCTGTACGGTGGAAAAACACAGGCGTTTGAGCTGGCGATCACACTCCATCACAGCActcagagagggacagaggaggaggcagggcaGGAGACACTGATAGACGAGGtaggactacagagagagagtgagatagagtgagagagagagtgttgaagagggcaagagagaaagagagatagtgtctgtgcacgtctgcatgtgtgtgtgcgtgtgtgtgtgtgatattcaACTTGGTTTTTTATGTAGCATGAATACCCAAAATATTTCAGTTGATGTAGGTTTTATTGTAAATATAATTTCAATTGGCAATATTTGTAAGAACATGATCTTGAACATGATTTTTCAAGTTTTTGATGACGTGGAAGTTCTTCACATCACACATATGTAAATACTTATAAAGTTAGCTAAATGCCATGAGCTACATTTCTCAGATTCAAAGTACTTGAGAACCATAAGAAAAAGAAATTAAACTTCCTGCATTAAAATTCAGAAGATAATGACTTCCGCAAcataacccccccccacccccaccctgttGAAAAGTGCTATGTTTAATAGCCTCTTTAAAGAACATACGTGTTTATCTCACTCTAGTTTTCATTCATTCCtaattggggtgtgtgtgtgtgtgggggggttgtctGTTATTATTTCTTAGATTAAAATAAACATTGCCCATTCCATGTTCAAACCCATCACACTACATTAGGATGATAAGGACTCTATGCTACTGTGAATAAATAAACAATTTTGTCTGTACTGTTGGAATTAAGTTGCTTCGAGCCTTAAGCATAAGCCACTTTTTTTCAAACGACTTAAAAAGCACATTTCACTCCGCAAATGAAGTTCAATTTCTTTGGACCTGCTTTATATGTATATCTTTAATTAGTGTCTTGTTTATCTTAAACCAACTGATTATCACATAGTCATCGCCTAATTAACGGGCACGCTGCTTAGATGTGGTGTTCCACCCAGAGGAATGAGAAAGTTACCTTTAAAACCTCTCTAATCATTAGGAACAGCCTCTCTTAATCCTGCTAAACAGACACTGTATCTGCTTTTGCTTATTTGACTACGGTGGAATCGCTTTCCTTCCCATGTTAAAGGAGACGTTTGAATCACTCATAACATGTTTGGCCCGTGCTCGTAGTCTTGACTCGTTTTACACGGGGACACATGCTAGTCTGTAGGGAGCGTCTTCTTCACTCCACCGTGCCTGTGTTCTATGTGCCAGTGTGAAGGACACAAGTTCCGTCGTGGGAGTTGAGCATCTCCATTTGAttgttttgtgtgagtgtgtttagaCAGGCCTCCTCTCTCCAGTAAAAACAGTGCGCAGAAAGTATCCTATAGAAGCAGGCTCTGTGAGGGTGTTTGATGGGTATTTGAACAGAGGCGTTAAGTATCCCAGTTATGCACGGAATGTGCCGCTCGGAGTTGTGGTGGGCTTTTTTTCTGCTTTTGAACAGGCAGTTTTgatcagacccccccccccctctctctagtccGAGTGGACTCCTTAGGGTCCAGTGTTGTGTAGAAGGGATGTCAAAGTAAATGGCGTCTGTCAGAGATCTTGTGCCAGCCATCAGCACTCATCTTTGTGTAAGGACGTATCCTCTTTGGACACAATGGTCTCCCCCTTACGTGTCCTCCCCATATAAATAATGAAGAATAAGTCCTGATAGTGAGGATAATGTGACTATGGGATTGACCGGTATTCAGGGTATAGTAATGACTTAGTCTTACCTGAGGATGGGGAGGAAGGGTGTGGGCTGTCGTCCTGGACACTGCCGGTCTGGGAGTGGCCTCCTCCGGCTCCGCTTTCCTCCGTCACGTTGGAGGATCCAGGGGTGGTGGACCTGCTGATGGACTGGGACTCGGGGTCGCTGGCTGAGCCACGCCGCTCATCCAGCCCTGTGGTGTTGTTCTGCTGCTGGATGGCTTCTTCTATGGGCCGCCGCTCCTTGTTGTGCACCCGAGAGTGGACCACCATCTGGTGATAGGTCCTGAAGACCCGGCCACAGTCAGGACACTCTGTGGGTTTCTCTTTCAGGCTAGTCAGGTGGTTGTACTCAAGGCCGTGGCCCAGGCCCAGGCCATGGCCGCCATGATGTGGCATGAAGTCACGGTGGCTGTCGAAACCCACTCTGTCGTCTTTCAGGGGCATCATGGCTCCACTGCCGGCCTTCGAGCCATGCAGAGCTTCGATGTGCTGCTTCTGCTTGGAGCCATCGTTGGAGCCCATCATAGGGTAGTCATGCTTCTCTTTAGTGAAGGCCATGCCGGCAGCATTGATCCTCTCCTCATGGTGCTGCTCATGGTGCTGCTCCTTGGGCATAAAGGCGCGGTCCATGGCCATGCCTCGTGCCATGATCTGCCAGGCCTGATAGCTATTCAGTGGGTCCATCTCTGCAACTTTGGCAGCCGCCTGGAGGCGTTCCATGCAGCTGGACTTCAGGGGGGGCACCAGGTTCAGACAGCCCAGGAGAGAGCGCTTCTCCCCTTCACCAAGGCCATGGCCCATCCCTACCATGGGGCCTAGCAGCTTCCCCAGCATCTCCTTCTCCTTCATGGCAATGCCGGCTTTGGCCAGCATCTGGTGTTGCTCACTCAGACCCTGTTTGTCTGGGGATAGGAAGCCGCCCTGCAGGCAGGAGATGTAGCGTGAGTAGAGGTTAGCGTGGGCCTCCTGGGCCATGCTGTTCATGGTGTTGACAGCATTAATGTCCTCTGCTGGGGGCTTGCTCTTGATGGCCAGCTTATTGAGATGGACCTTCATGTGGTTCTTGAGAAACCAGGGCTCCTTGAAGCGACGACCACAGATCTGGCAGACGTGTTCAAATGAGTCCTTGTGTTTGCGCATGTGGCCCTTGAGGAACCAGGCTTGGCTGAAGACCTGGCCACACACCTCACAGCGGAACTCGTTGGCAGGCTTCTCAGTGCCGCCAGCTGCACCCTGTCCCGCAGCTGACTCGGCCGTGATATGGGCTTTTTCCACATGGCTGATCAGGTCCTCCTCCTGCGAGGCAGCAAACTCACACAAGGTGCACTTGTAGGGCTTGTGCAGGATGCGGATGTGACGATCCAGCTCCTCCCGCTTCTTAAACTTGCCCTTGCAGAAGGTGCAGCGGAATCCAGTGGGTGGGTTCAGGGCCTGGTCATCTTGGGCGCTGGCCGGCTTGGGGGAGGACGACGGCTGGGAGAGGGAGTCTGGAGTTCCCAGGCTGGTGGGGGTGAGGAGGCCACAGGCAGAGCcaggctgttgctgctgctgctgggtctGAGGGCCAAGGTGTGGCTGGTGCTGCAGGGGCTGAGCTGGCTGAAGGAGGCTGCTGCTCCTGATCTGCTTGTCCCTCAGGATGGCCCTCTCCTCCAGCTCATGTAGAAGACGGTTCTCCTCACGGACGCGGCCGCGTCCCTTACCGAGGTTTCCCAGCTTGTGGGTGCGTAGGTGGATTTTGAGGTTACCCTTCTGTGCTGCTCGATGGTCGCAGTAGGGGCACTTGAAAGGCTTCTCACCTGTATGTGTGCGCATGTGTAGCGACAAGATGCTGTTGAAGCGGAATCGCTTGCCGCACAACGgacacgggtacttcctgttcttGCGGGCATCATCTTCAATGTCATTCATCTGGGACATGATGCCCAGGTTCTGCCCATTGAGAAACTGCTGCAGGTCCACACGCCCATTCAGGTTGGCCAGGGCACTTGCATCTATGTCCCGGTTGAGCTGGTTAGCGAGCAGTGCCATCTGACTGCTGATTGGTTGACTGGCCAGGGCAGCGTGGCTCTTCTCATCCAATGGGGTGGCAGCTTTCTCCTCAGGGATCTGCTGTCGGCTCTGTAGGTCAGGAAAGGCGTGGCCCAGCTGGGCCGTCAGCTGGTGGAGCTTCTGACTGATAGGGTATCGGCCATTTAGCACTGTGTTGCTCAGATGGTGTCTGTCAGCGTCCGATACTGCTGAAGACACACCAAGGCACAAACTAGAGTCCTCCATCCTGTAAGAGAGAAGGATATCACAACGGTCAACCACAGTCAATCAACCTGATAAGCAATGCATTAAAAAAGAGCTATGGCTCATCCAAAAATCTGAAAACCGGAAAAAAACGAGAAGTATTAGAGTAAATTGTTAGTGCATGATGAATGGAAATAGAGATGTCATTTAGCAGAATGTCTTACAGAAGGAATTagggtgaagtgccttgctcaagggcacaaacGCAGATTTTCACCTATTcggctcttaaccactaggctacctgccgcccatataAATGTAATTTTCTTCTTTTGATTTTCAGTACAGCTTATGTTCTCACACTTGTGGTTGGAAGACTGTAACTCTCAGAACTTTCTCAAACTGTAACACCATTTTGGATGCAATAATTACACAGTAAACACGGTGGGCGCTGCCTAATTATGCTACTTGGGCCCATCCTATCAGAATTCCTCCAATTACACGCCTTAATGAAACGGAGCAATGCCATTGTCATGAAGCTACCGCAATGCTACAATTATGATATTAACAATAGCACTTAAAACCAAGGGGTTACTTCAGTAAACACACGCTCTTATCTCCCTACTGCGACACTTGTCTAGGCGTAATTCTCCATTAAAGAGGCACATTACATTTGATGTGAATCACTTTTCTCTtgccttctcttcccctcctctcatgGCTTCCAATAAGGAGGAAAACAACAGTTGGTGTTATTGAAAGGGTTCCCAGTGTATCAGAGGCCTCCTAGCCATTAAGAATGGTTTCAATGGCCCAGAGCATACACCGTCAAGCTGAAGGGAATACACAAGCAGAGTCTGTTTTTGTCTTCTTGCTTGCCCGTTGTTTGTGATGCCCTCCCCTCTCTTAAGAAGGATAATGGTGTGTTCTTCCCTTGTAACTGGCAGGGTCAAGCTTCCGACACAAGAAAGTGAGTTCTGCCTTGGTCAACAAAATACTGTATAATATCTCATTAAGCTGATTAGTATGCTGCCTAGTAACAGTGGCAGCGTGCTATAACACACGATTataatcattttttaaaaatcctttCAGGACTAAGCACTAGCATGACTTGAGTTCACTTTTAGTGGAGTGAGATCAGTTTGTGTCCAGACTCCTGTGGATTCAGGGACACCCCCAAcctaaacacaaacagacacatgcacctgcacctgcacacacacacacacacacacagacgcatgcgcacgcacacacatacacacacacacacacacacacacacttcacagggCTCTCTCGCTtttaagatctctctctctttctctagcttgTAGCTATCTCTCTCGGCTTCTAACTAGCGCTAACCCAGACACCCACCAACTGGCAAGGCTAGACAGaacaacataaataaataaaaaagcttGGAAGACTGTCGCACCCTGGAAGACTGACGCACCCTGGAAGACCCTGGAAGACTGACGCACCCTGGAAGACTGACGCACCCTGGAAGACCCTGGAAGACTGACGCACCCTGGAAGACTGTCGCACCCTGGAAGACTGATGAACCCTGGAAGACTGATGCACCCTGGAAGACTGTCACACCCTGGAAGACTGACGCACCCTGGAAGACTGACGCACCCTGGGAGACCCTGGAAGACTGACGCACCCTGGGAGAGCCTGGAAGACTGATGCACCCTGGAAGACTGATGCACCCTGGAAGACTGCCGCACCCTGGAAGACTGACGCACCCTGGAAGATTGACACACCCTGGAAGACTGACGCGCCCTGGAAGACTGACGCACCCTGGAAGACTGACGCACCTTGGAAGACTGATGCACCCTGGAAGACGGATGCACCCTGGAAGACTGACGCACCCTGGAAGACTGACGCACCCTGGAAGACTGACGCACCCTGGAAGACTAACGCACCCTGGAAGACTGTCGCACCCTGGAAGACCCTGGAAGACTGACGCACCCTGGAAGACTATCTCACCCTGGAAGACTGTCGCACCCTGGAAGACTTAGGCCTGGCTGTTCTTAACCAACCGTTCCTCCAACAGTGTTGCTTGTTGTTGACTCTTATCTCTAAAATATGAACAAGATCTGTGGGCTGCTCATGAATACTTTCTTCTTCTCTACAACGTGACTGCAATCATTGTCTAGTAATAAAGGAGAAGGCCATCAAATGAACCCTTGAAGGATATAATGGATATATTATGTAGCCTATGTGATGACTGGGCATGCCTCATGTATGCAAAGCCTACTTACATTGACGAGGTCACGAACGACTGTATGAGCTTATTATCATGTAACTGAGACACAAATATACTATCCCACACTACTGCAAATACCATTCAGAAAACGTCTTTGTAATACTGCAATAATATTACACTGATATGAGTATATTTTCGAAATACAATGTTGGGAGAATACACAGGTCGATAAAACCAGTTTCTGGATAACTTTCTCATCCTGAACTCGTAGGAAGGATTGTCCATTGCCAGACAAAATGAAGTGACTCTTAAACGTGCCACCCACAATCCTTTGTAAACTCTGCCAATATCAGACAGAACCCTTTCTGAAACTGCCCTGCATGCGCGCTGCCTTTTGCCTTAGACATCTATGATTCAAACAAGACTGATGAGCTGTTGCTCATTTATAGAGATAGCAGCTTGCCCTTTTCTTCAATTTGATTTCCGGCTTTATCTTTAACATATGACAAAGGCAGATAGACAATGGAATAATGTGAAATGAACTGACAAatccagttttttatttttttacgtaTCCTTGCTGACAAGCGTATGCAAATGAACTCCATTAATATGCTTCCCTTGCTCCCAAGtcgttttatatttttttcttgaTTAAAAAGGACATTTCTTATGTGacaccccccctccccatccTATCAACACACAAgcaacatacacaaacacagacgcacattcacacacgcacgcacgcgcacacacacatacattgctTTTGACAATAATTCAATATCAGAGTGCCCTCTATAAGTAACAATGCAGGTGGCTCTTAGAACACCAACACAATGAGTGTTCCGTGTAATCATGACAGTCTTATTTCATTCATTTGGAACTCAGTTTCTGGAAAAAGCAAAATCGTTGACGTACACACTTAGAGGAAGTTGTACCGGTTGTTACACAGTAAGTACCAGTAATCCAACGTTTCCTTCTCTTGTGCACAAGTACGCAATTCAAGTCTGTGTGGTTCGCATTATAAACTCACAGGGTCACAAGTCGTGACTTCTTACCGTCATAGATAGCATTTACAAGTATCTCCCGAGTAACTGTGCGCCTGTATGCTTGACCTTGACATGTCTGCCATCCAAACAGCAGACTGTAGCAATGTCTACGCCGGCTCTAACCCGAAACAGATCTAACGTTTGTCTGGTGTCTACAACAATGCTCTTTCATTAACGATAAGGCTCAAATGACGCCTGCAAAGCCACCAGACTTCCTTTTGCACTCTCTCACAGAGGTGCAGTGGTGCTCTACTTTACAGTTTGTGGTTAATATTTACCGTTTTAAGTAAAGCGGCACAAAACCAgatttctcttcttcttttttttttttttttccctgaGCAAATTGCTCTGCAACCCACAGCTTAATTACGGACGGTATCTTTAACACAATGGAAGTGTATTTCTGTCCGATTATATTTGTGCTCAGTACGTGTCATTATCGAAGCAACAAGCATCGCAAACGTGCGAGGGCAAATGTGCTCTGATCCTATAAAGTACATGCAAAGTTGAAGGAAACAGAAGACACTTGCCCAGTGAGCATTACAAATGATGTATACACTGAACGCCACAGACATTTGCATATTCTAAGGCTAAAACACATACTGCCAAACATGCTCTTGTGAAGGTACTGATTGAACCCCAAATCATTTAGTAAACATCGTAataccaacaaacaaaaaaacacactgtatagcctcaaaacatgtttaaagctatacttttgatatcatggatgttcagtccttgcatccatagcgctgtgtatgaatttgaaagtggttacatttctccaggtccATCCCTCAGCCTTTTGGTGGCCAGTTTGTTATTGTTTTAACCAGGTTTATAAGGAGAAGTTATGAATGGAAAAGCCATTAGTAAGGCACTACTTTGTTATTTTGGCATGTATTGACAAGAATCCATTAACTAATTACAATGCAATACCTCATTAAGTTATCATGAAGGTCATTGCTTTTAAATAATCAATCATTATTCACAAAGTAACGGAATTCCATCATATTTGCACCAAATCATTAATGAATTTAGAGGGGGAAAACATTTCTGATGGAAAATGTGTGCGTTCGCCATATGTTACATATTCTGAGGAATGCATATTTACAAAATATTGAAGGAAAGCAGACACCAACACAAGTAGAGATAGCCTGGACCATTTTAAGCATGGCAGTAAATTGAAACTAATAGGAATATTTCCTCGTGCTTGTTTAGTCTATTGCAGGTGGTCTTCGGGACGCTTCTCATTAACCCAATAAAAAAGGGAGTTGTTTTTCTTCCTCCCCATGCTCTTTGACTGAACTGGATTATTACATGCTGTAATGAGGCCAAAACAGAACGGTTCCCAGCACAACAAGTGAAACAAAGTAGAATAAACCCAGTCTGTTTCTTCCAACATACCTAGACTCCACACAACAAACTACGCTAACATAGGAGTTCAGAACCAAGATTCGAGCTTCATAACGTAGCACGAATGAAGTAAACCAATATATCAGAACAACAATTCTATACAAGAAACTTGAACGCTATACAACGGTGACAAATATGAATCGACCTAGCTGGGCCTTTCCTTTCTGCTCTGTAGTCCCACACAAAATGTCATTGAGGTCTCTTAAGAGGACTTGTCAACAGGTAGTTCGGCTTTCAGCTCATCTCCACGGATCACTATGAGGCCCCCTCCGCTGAAAGAAAAAaatagaaagggaagagagaaagaaaaatgcCTGTCTTTTTATCCCCTGCGTCTGACAGGCTTTCGCGATGCCAAGGAGGAAGATCAACGGGAGACAAGCGAATTCCCACAGTTCATTGTCCTGGTCAGCCGCATCATCATCCGGAGCCGGGCCAAAAGCTCAAAGCTTCCTTTTATGCTAACCATTCCTGGTATTATTTTGATgaccagcaggtgtgtgtgtgtgtgtgtgtgtgtgtgtgcctttttcACGTGTATATCTTGCAATAGTGGTCACAGCAGTGTGGAAAGACTCCTGCCAGTAGATTTTATGCATTGTGAGGAGTGGGGGATTAATTGGCTCGAACATTTGTTAACCAGCCTGTGTTTCACAATAAGAAGGGGGATGGATGAgaaagatgacagagaggacaaaCAAGCGCACAAAAAGGGATGAAAAAGGGAATGATTTTAGATAATGGGAAAGAATTTCCAACATGTCAATTATTGTCCGTATTCTGTCATGTGCAGTTTTCCCCCTCCTACCCTCTCCCTCGTGACACAGCCCTCTGTCGGGAAAACGGGGCCACGTCCTCATGGCAGGCTACAGTAGTCACGGTCGAATCGCTGATCACGCATGGTTACTCTACAGCAGAGAAAGGACACCGAACAATGACCACAGTGTAGCTGTCCGTGTAGGGTCGATCATGGCTTACATTATTCCCCTGGGCTGCCTGCCTGCATTTGAATACAACATActggaaaataaatacaatgaCACATCGCTAGCAAGGCATCGCTGACACTGTTTCTTAAAGGCAGACATGCTAACAGTACAATCAACCCAGCGATTGTTTTCACTCTACAGTGGGAAATGAGAAGGGCAGCCCGGTAGTGCTGAGTGAGTCACCCATCATCACACTCTCACAGGCATTAGAACGGCTATAATGTTGGCAAAAGAAAGCCATATCTGCCTAGCACCAGTTGACAAAGTCAACCGGGCCGTTTTCTTCCCTTTCAGGATTCCCCCTAAACTCTAAATGTCAATATTACCTGAAATACAGTAAGTGAATATCAGAAATAATTGCTGTTTTCTACTCCTCATGCTGGTTCTGTTCTTAGGAAGTTTTGCATAATGGCTGAACAGGGGCTGTTGTTGTGACAGGTGCTGAAATCAAACTGGGAGGCGATGGAGACAAGGTTCAATTTAGTTTGTGAATCCTTTAATTGTTGCATagctaataaaaaaataaaaaaagatcccTTACACTCCTGACTATTTTCCGTCGCTTGTATGCATACATTGGAAGGTAAATTGTGCCTCGAAGCCAAGTGATGGTGCCTTtgtgaagggaagggaggagaggggttgggTGCTACTTCAACGTACTTACCATCTCCTCACAACTGTAGTTTGGAGTTTTCACCAAACAAATGTATGGCTAATTAGAGATGCTCATTAATTATTTTACATCATGCCGCCGTTAATTGAACGACTCTTCAATGTCTTTGAAAAATAtctatttttctctccctttttctctgtgAGAAGATAAGGGGAGACTATAAACAGGTAGGGGAGCCATATGCTCTTTGAATGAAAAAGCACTTCTGTCCAGGCAATTGGGCTTTTTAAATATTGAACCACTGCATGTCTTTTTTAATATGACAATGTTGAATCTCCTTTATTCCATCACTTTGATAAACTCGCTCAAGCTAATCTGGAGAGACTTCATGTGAAGAAAACTTTCAATTCTTGCAGGCACTCTGTCAAGGCAGGCCGTTATGCAACTGTACTCGGTATGTCCATAGAGCAGTTTTTTAAAAGCAGCACACATCCTGTTTAAGAAAGCAACTAATCTTATCAAAGCCATCAGGAAGTGAGACTTGACTGCAAATGCTGTCGATTCTTTGCATACGTTACAATATCTGTATTTTCTTTGCAGCTATTGTTTGCAGCTGTGAGTAGCTCTGAGAATAATtcatcattttctctctccctctcgtgtgACCCAAAGTCAGATCCTGTCTTAATGTGGCTTAataagaaaggaaagaaagacagagaggaagagagggagattcAGAGAGCAGGGCACATTATCTGCATTaaagtgtatttattatagactAATTGTGGCAGAGGAAGTGCGTTAGGAGGGTGTGCTCtcaggagggagggtggggagcaTTCGGGACATCAGGGAACATGTTTATTTATCTCACTTTATCTGAAACAGTGGGGCTACTTCTCTTAGGATCAGAGACAAATagtgagagaggaagggggagagggaaagaggggaagaagggggaagagagagtgagtgtaacCATTTTGCGGGCCAGACAGAAGTGTTTGCCTACATGCCAACGCTTCACTAAGACAAGACTCTGATTAGCGGAATAAGGCAAAGTTGGTCAAACTTCAAAACAGGCCTCTCTCTGAACTCCACTACAAAAACCTCTCCTCATCCTGTTCTCCTCTGTGAAACACCCAACCCAGGACAGCAGCCTCCTTTTGGTGAGGTTGCTAAAGGTAATAGCTTTTACTTTAAAGCAAATTTAGAAGACaaatttctacagtaaaactgagGTTAAAGAACTGTATACAATACCAAAACTGTTTTATGTTTCATTCTACTGAGGTAAATAAGATATGTGTGTATTGAAGGACCAGTTTTGCCCAAGCCCTGGATTCCAAACgtctctccacactcctctctctctgacctgtctGCATTTTTATCActtctccctgccctctctgacCTTCAACATGATCACTGATTCACCATCTCTCACAAGCAGCGGCTAAATCTCAGTTCAGCAGAGaacaagtgtctgtgtgtgtgtgtatgtgtgtgtgtgcatgtgtgtgtgtgtatgtgtgtgcacgtgtgtgtgtgtgtgtgtgtgttcatgaaaGCGATGATGTTTAATGAAAAATGACCTCTCTGTATAGTGCATTCCGTGCTTCCCTCCCTGGAGATGTCTCGCTCTTGAAGCAACACAAGGCCTCTTCTTTAATTGTCCCGGTGTAGTGCCGTGTGGCTGGTGATCAGTGATATTACTCACATTCTCTGTTTTCCTGAACCCTTGTCATCGCTAACCCCCACCACCATGATGCTAATATGTTGTTTATGTTACCATGGCTGCAGATTGTACATATTCTATTCAAGAGGCATCTCTGCATGAGCAATGCATCATGGGTCGTAACCTCTCtgtattacagtgccttgcaaaagtattcatcacccttggcattttttctattatgttgcattacaacctgtaatttaaatggatttttatttggatttcatgtaatggatctACATGAAATAGTCCAAAttagtgaagtgaaatgaaaaacatGACTTTTATAAAAACATTACTtttaaataaaaaacggaaaagtggtgcatgcatatgtagtCACccccttcagaagtcacataagtagttaaataaagtccacctgtgtgcaatctaactgtcacatgatctcagtatatatactgtacacctgttctgaaaggccccagagtctgcaacaccactaagcaaggggcaccaccaagtaagcggcaccatgaagaccaaggagctctccaaacaggtcagggacaaagttgtggagaagtacagatcagggttgggttatgaaaaaatattagaaactttgaacatcccacggagcaccattaaatccattattaaaaaatgtaaagaatatagcaccacaacaaacctgccaagagagggccgcccaccaaaactcacggaccaggcaaggagggcattaatcagagaagcaacaaagagaccaaagataaccctgaaggagttgcaaagctccacagtggagattggagtgtctgtcc
This window encodes:
- the LOC112249061 gene encoding zinc finger protein 536-like isoform X1, with translation MEDSSLCLGVSSAVSDADRHHLSNTVLNGRYPISQKLHQLTAQLGHAFPDLQSRQQIPEEKAATPLDEKSHAALASQPISSQMALLANQLNRDIDASALANLNGRVDLQQFLNGQNLGIMSQMNDIEDDARKNRKYPCPLCGKRFRFNSILSLHMRTHTGEKPFKCPYCDHRAAQKGNLKIHLRTHKLGNLGKGRGRVREENRLLHELEERAILRDKQIRSSSLLQPAQPLQHQPHLGPQTQQQQQQPGSACGLLTPTSLGTPDSLSQPSSSPKPASAQDDQALNPPTGFRCTFCKGKFKKREELDRHIRILHKPYKCTLCEFAASQEEDLISHVEKAHITAESAAGQGAAGGTEKPANEFRCEVCGQVFSQAWFLKGHMRKHKDSFEHVCQICGRRFKEPWFLKNHMKVHLNKLAIKSKPPAEDINAVNTMNSMAQEAHANLYSRYISCLQGGFLSPDKQGLSEQHQMLAKAGIAMKEKEMLGKLLGPMVGMGHGLGEGEKRSLLGCLNLVPPLKSSCMERLQAAAKVAEMDPLNSYQAWQIMARGMAMDRAFMPKEQHHEQHHEERINAAGMAFTKEKHDYPMMGSNDGSKQKQHIEALHGSKAGSGAMMPLKDDRVGFDSHRDFMPHHGGHGLGLGHGLEYNHLTSLKEKPTECPDCGRVFRTYHQMVVHSRVHNKERRPIEEAIQQQNNTTGLDERRGSASDPESQSISRSTTPGSSNVTEESGAGGGHSQTGSVQDDSPHPSSPSSDVGDDLGKAAGSVQQAPSQHRDRSLGSAIKDCPYCGKTFRTSHHLKVHLRIHTGQWREKPYRCPHCDYAGTQSASLKYHLERHHRERQNGGGPSSGHAPLAEHKEEHGKGGVFARPDVLRGVFKGMPSSLDFRGGPLHPHQWAPPGMLSPRERERDRERERNGLGSDTLSESMKSPEGPSAADVPASFRDLGRAYQSMVGNGVNFQGSLQAFMDSFVLSSLKKEKEMRESHLQSQHYFESGEPKAKRNDTGEEKAEAKPSTGKPGSQYEPLDLSVNVKPETGSLPGSSVTFQDNVAWHGCLFCSFTTASVELMALHLQANHLGKAKQCKEGKEHQGEPSHFLKASMGPAHLHDRDNDREGEKSQSAWSNHMEHHASMGAFQSDFYKQYGGMYDGSPRTPGLQGFGATCPDPALEQQSQARETAGDELSDKASCGELEDQAQSEDDEGRDGERCHSTESSSAQPERQRPHSDDEEEEEEEDGMEGEDEDSATYQMPKQTQAVSPAREAQRPRASLGPGAPFPPQFQPQPPLEKQWQQGLGLLSSPGGSPGLLKPEHAHLEQQMNMLSVLRAYSSENLAAFNGLGSGSNSGVGIKRPDAPSHGGHGGQGGQKPFQCRYCSYGASQKGNLKTHVLCVHRMPFDNSQYPDRRFKRSRIDSDASGNSEDGTTSYPTGIHGGMADPPLSGDPLHP